The DNA region CCTCTTCTAGgcacaaaaataaaagtaattttacatGGAAagcattttcttcattttttcacTATCTGCCATGCTAATATCTAAGcataaaagttattttaacattttatACTACAATTACACCATCCGTTTTTTTCTGTAATGACTTACAATATCTGCAAGAGGTAttacttatattttattactCTTGAGGTTCAATTAAATTTGTAATGGCAAAAAATTCAGGACATGTATATGATTTTCTCAACAGAAATATTGTTAGCTTCTTGATATATTAAAATGCTATATCCTCTAATGATAGTTCGTTAGTTAcaagaaagaaacaaatatCAAACAGTCATGTCTCACCAAATTGATTTTGCAGGTGCCTGAAggaacaataaataaaagaattttaaagcGATGGAGGGAAGCAAAAGCTCGATTATTGAGAAAAAGTTTAATGTGCTGATCGTGGATGACGCTCCTGGTATTCGGATGATGCATAATGCGCTGCTCAAAAGTTTTGGTTCCAATGTGGAAACTCAAGTGGCTGAGAATGGAAAAGTCGCAGTTGACCTTTGCAACTCTGGAAAGTATTTTGACATCATTTTTATAGACAAACATATGCCAATTATGGACGGAGTTCAGGTGACcaatagttttttttcccctattaagaaaaaaggatACATAAGTTTTTTTCCTTGCAAAAATGTGGATAAAGTTTAACTTGACTTAATTCACAATGACAGTTTTTGCTTTGTTGTAATTTTTGTTGTAGTTTCTAATGGTTTGCTCATGCAACAAATCTTTTATTTAGGCAACAAGGAAGCTGCGAGAGATGGGAGTTGCTAGCGTGATTGTGGGAATAACCTCATGTGATACGGATGACGAGGTGAAACCTTTCGTGGAGGCTGGGTTAAACGAATGCTTTGAGAAGCCACTAACTCGAGAAAAGATCAAGTTTGTCTTTGAGAAGTTTCACAAAGATGGCTAAACTCATGTCTACCTGATGTGTAGATTGTCCAATGAGATCATGCGCTATAGTCATGCAAATAAACCATCTAACTCAacctaaaataaataaagcgcTTATTTACCTTTTATGATCTATTGTTCATGCTTCAAGTGACTTATCTTTTGCTATTTACGCTCAAGTtattttttgggattttttaaaagttattgtatatattaataaaagaaaatcacgTAACAGTAATAATGTTCTTATTGCTTTGActcaaaattcaagattatttgTTAGTAAGCCTAAAGGGAAAGTTTGAAAGAAGAAGtcccaaaaggaaaaaaagaacatatgAAAAAATACTTATATTAAATGTTCTAGATGGCCCCACACCGGATTATATCCTTTTAGGCAAAAAAAAGGCTCCACACCGAAAAGAAATGTTCTAAATGGCCCAAATAATCAACGAAAGCTTTTGCAAACTcttaataatatgaaataacAAGGTGAAGCTACAATTAATTTGAACGTCCAATTTTGGCCTTGCGAAGACCAATTAGGAAATAAGCTGCCGAGAGAAAGTTACAGAGAAAAGAGAGCAATGAAATGTAGGGAAATGAGAATATTGTATTTATATAGGTTTTGATACTGACATGGCTCTATGTGTTTCCGGATCAAGAAGGTAAGTCGATATGATGAAGTGTTTTGGAGTTAGAGAGTTCAATTAATCTGTAGCTAAACTTACTTGTCGACTCTTGTGTTAGACTAGGTGGATGGCATTATCACTGCTTAAAGTGCATTTGGTTCCTTTCTCAAAGTGTAAAGAGTGCTTGAGATACGTAGATGCATTTATTAGCGGTCCAGCAATAGGAGAAATTGCACATATTAATTGTTTCAAAAGTTCTGTTGGCCGCATTTGTGGGCGAAACTAAATAATCGATCTGAACCCGAAAAACTAACCATAGAATCGATTCTCTAACAGTGCGATTTTTTCATCAAAAGCAGGTTCAGTTAGTTACTTATTATGTTTGGTTCGTAACATAGTCAATTGAACTAAATTAGCTTTTAAATAACTCTCAAAGGAATAAaactagaaaaagaaaaaaaaatcccataTCAAGTCATGATCGGTTGAAAGTTTATAATTCGTAATCATGATAATGAAATTGACATTTCCAAGAAGTTCATTATTGTGTTGACTTTGTTACGAACCTCAAGAATTGGATTAATAATCGTTTGATCGGTAAAAACCGAACTGAAGCAAAgcaaaataaatcaaatcaaaccGAACCGAAACGAACCgaattgattttaatttatttttaattatattttatgaaatataGTTAACAAACTAACCGAACAATGAGCACTGGCTCTATGTGGTTCAATTCCTTTGTCCATTCCTCCAAATCGGATGGAACCGCGAGTCACGAAATCTGTTTTGCAAATGatacatttattaattaataaaatgatcGATCTCTATAGTCTATAAAATTTACTGAACAATAAGTTATTTATAAAACTATTAGCGTAGttgatattattaatttagtatttaattataataagggtaaattgcataTTATACCACGTGATCTTTACTCCTATTTTCAAAATGAATAAAACAACTCAAATATGATTACAAGAGAGACTCACAAGTTTAGTACTTCCAAAAATCAAGTCAagtcatcattttttttaatatttaagtGGGACTCAAGCGAGGGacgaaattaaaatattataaaaataaaaataaggttATACTGCGaatttactaaaattatttGGTAGCTCAACTGATGATGTGAattcttttttatcttcttttttgcaCGTGAACTATTCTCCTTTTATGTTCCGAGTCTGTTCATAGGACTTATAATATTTTCCAATTACTAGGACATTTTAGATATATCACAATAAGAGTATAGCCGTTGCACGTTGGTTTTAATCCTCAAAGCACATGACAATTGACATAGTCAAAGGTGTGTGGCGAGTACGTTCATAGTCAAAATATGATCTATCTTGCCCAAGTGAACAAGGAAAACAAGAGAGATCTTAAAGCTGCTGTTGTCTACTTAGCACAAATTCGATTATTCCAACCCGAGCTTCAACTAATTTGAAAAGCTAATAATGAACGGAAGCAGAGTCAtcttaaaagaaaaggcaagGCAAGGCGGAGACGGAGACAATTTTAAGTGAggtttctctctcttcaattgagagcttctctctcctctcttctctttGTTGGAAGCTTTGTTCCCTGTTCTCTACTCTATGTTCTCTTCTCCATGTTCCTTGCTCTAAGTTCTGCGTCTCCATTCTTCATTCCATTCTTCCCCCTCATCTCTGACGCGACGCCTGATCTCATCTGCTCCATcaagaaagaaaattcaagTCTTCTACAAGCAGTCAATACAAGCATAGATCAATGAGCACAAACAACTTTCAAACGCTCAACTAATGCAAACAGCAGATCACTTCATCACGTATGAACCCCAGCTACCCCACCCCAACTCAACCTTGCCTTCTGACAACAAGCAAATCAGCAAGAAGGGAAACAACTTCACCATTACTCCTTCAACCACCAAAGTGTACTTCCTTTTAATGACGTTCACCTCAATCCTGCACTTACAACACCCCTCAACACCTCCAGTGCaaaccaaaagaaaacaacTGCACTATCCATTACTTTCCCCCATTGTCCCCACTGAGGTTACCCCACCGCAAGATACCCCACCACCCCCTATGGAACCCACAGAACTTGAACATTCACTCGCTGAGATTTTCAACAACCAGATGTCTGTAACCCAGAATCAAGAAATTCTCGACTTGGAAGAAAACGAGGAAGGAGCTCAGGAAGAAATACCTTTAACCCTTCTCATCAAACCATTTGGCTTCAAACCACCGCCTCCAAAAGCCATCATTCCTCGCTTCTTGCAAGCCCGGAACATCAGAAGGGGAGTCACGATTGTACCGAAGAAATACTCCGACGAAATCCTAGTATGCCTATTCAGAGACAAGAGAGATTTGCTTTACGTGGAAAAGGAACGAGCTTGGTCGGTTCAAGGAGCACATATGATGATAGCTCGTTGGGATAATAGACTCTCATTGGAAGAAATTGTTTTCGACACGGTCACCTTCTGGATACAAATTAGAGGTATTCCCCCCGAAATGCTTTCAACAAAAAATATTGCTAAACTGGCTGAAAAGGCATGGAAGGTTATAGAAATTGATTGGAAGGACACCCCGTCTCTCTCGAAATGGTATGTCACACCGCGAGCTCTGGTTAGAGTCCCGGTAGCAACACCTCTATGCCCTGGCAATCTGATCAACAGGAAGAACGGAACTCCAACTTGGGTCTATTTCAAGTACGAGCACCTAAAAACGTTTTGCTATGACTGCGGCATCCTGGGCCACGAACAGAGTCACTGCGCGTCGGAGACACCAGCGCCCCCAAACCTATACGGCCCGTAGCTCAGATTTGACAACCAAATGGACCTCCCACCACCACTAGCCATCACAGCTCAACCGCTACCGGAGCCCATCCCGTCTCTCCACTACCCGGAAACCAGTCCCAAAAAATTAGGGCAGGAAGTCAGACTCAATCAATCCGGCGGAAAGGTAACTCTAAGCAACGATAATGACAACTCGCTGCAACCTCTAGCTATAAAGGGAAGGTCAACTCACTAGGCTAGTGCATTTCTTACCGTTGCGGGCTCGAAAGAGGCAGAAGACGACAACAGCTTCCTGAGCCGGTCCCAcgaagatcctagcttctccACCGGGGGGAAAGGGCAGCACGCAAGGTTGCCAGAGCCTGTAGCCTCTCTACTGATGACCTCTATTCGGGCATCATTcatgaacaagcccaagctgAAGCCCAATCACAAGCGACGGCCCAGTTCGGATATAGCCTGGACCCGCACCGAATTGCAACCCAACCCAATTCGCTGCCCAGCCAACTCTAGAGCCCACCGCCCCACCGAAGCCCAGTTCACGCCCATCAGCAGCTGAGGCCCAGAATCTTCAGAAGCCCAGTATCTTTTCACGGCCCTGAGCTAAACTATCCGAACCAAAGCTTGCAAGATGAAATGCTGATCACCATTAcaagaaggaaaaggaaaaatgagatTCCCCTGGATAATTTCTTAAATATTTCAGCTCCTTTCTCCAAGGCTTTCAATAAAATCCCCAAGACTATAGGGGAAGCGGCACAAGGAGATTGGCACCCAGAGCAATTAATGGATGCGGATGAGGAACATCATCAAAACCCCCGATGGATGGAGCCTCAACATTTGCTCCAGCAGGGATCCCAACTCTTCATTGATGAGATGGATGAAGAAGACAATTCCGATAAAATCCAAATGGCCGAGGAGGCGGGCCTAATCAAGCCCCCAACGAAGTCATGAGCCTACTAGCCTGGAACTGTCAGGACATAAGAGGAGAACCGACAATTCGTGCTCTTCGTCTCCTCGTATGGAAGCATCGACATAGTATTATATTCCTTTCAGAGACTAAATCTAACTCCAGGCACTGCAACAAAATAGCACAACGGTGTAATCTCGATGGTATTTTCACGGTTCACTCCTTAAATGCTACGGGTGGCTTGTGCCTTCTTTGGAACTCCGAATTACAGGTAACCATATATATGGTCCCCCTTATTCACATGCAAAACCTGTATTCTGGGCTGAATTGACTGATATTGCCAATACAATTGATAAACCGTGGTTGATTGTGGGAGATTTCAATGAAATTTGTTCTGCATCTGATAAGATAGGAGGTCGTAATTTTACTTCATCTTCTCGCTCCTTTCTTGATACCTTCCTTAGCCAATCAGGATGCATAGATTTGGGTTCACAGGAAACCCTTTCATTTGGCGTAACAAAAGAATGGGGCTAGCCTCTATAAGACAACGTCTTGATAGAGCTTTAGCCAATGATGACTGGAGAACCACCTTTCCAAGGGCAGGGGTATTCCACCTCCCACAAATAAGATCTGACCACAATCCCATTTTGCTGAAACTGTGGACGAAATCCGCTAACAAGCCCAAACCATTTAGATTTGAGGAAGCTTGGACCCGAGACCACTCTAGTACTACCATTGTTAAAAATGCTTGGAATAAATTTGTGCCGGGTTCGAAGGCTTTTCAGCTTTCttccaaaatcaaaattgtcaAAACCGACCTCAGGAAGTGGAACAAAGACATGTTTGGATTTTGCGATACTAACATTGCAGGGATCATGACGAAAATCGAAGAAATCCAAACAAATCATACTACTCCTGAAACcaaagaggaagagaagaatCTTATGGCAGAGCTTGAAGAAAATCTTCTGAGAAAGGATCTTATATGGCGCCAAAAATCGAGGGAGCTATGGCTAAAACACGGAGACAGAAATTCCAAATCCTTTCACCTCTCAACAGTCATTCGacgcagatcaaacacataaCTACCATCAAAGGAGACAATGGAGAATGGTGCCAAGACCAGGACGAAATAGGCAATTACTTCTTAAAGAACTTCCAAGATCTCTTTACCACTTCCTAGCCTACAATTCTAGATGACATGGAAGGCCTGATAAACCAAACCATCACAGAAGCTGAGAACGAGAGGTAAATCCAAATCCCAAATGATGAGGAAATTCTAACAGCCTTACACTCCATTTCGAGCCTAAAAGCGCCGGGGCCAGATGGACTCCCATCGTTGTTCTACAAGCATTATGGAGAAACCGTTAAGCCTCTTCTGCTCTTAGCTATTAAAAGCTTCTTCAGCTCGGGCTTCATCCTCAAGGAGTGGAACAACACTTTTATTTGCCTCATCCCAAAAGCCCAAGGAGCATCCACCTTCAAAGATTTTAGACCCATCAGTCTATGCAATGTATGCTACAAGGTCATCTCAAAAATCATTGCAAATAGACTGAAACCTCTGCTCGACAAGATCATCTCCCCAAATCAAACCTCTTTTATCGAAGGAAGATGAATCAATGAAAATGGTCTTCTAGCACAAGAAATACTCCACACTATGAAGAAAACAAGAGCTCGCAGAGGTTGGATTGGCATGAAAATCGACTTCATGAAGGCTTTCGACAGGCTTGAATGGAGCTTCATCGTCCTCGAGAATCTCGGTTTCCACTCAACCTTCATATCTTGGATCTATCAATGCATCTCCACTTCCACCTTCTCAATACTGCTTAATGGGTCGCCGCACGGCCATTTCTCGCCATCGAGAGGTATAAGACAGGGAGATCCTATCTCTCCCTATCTGTTTGTAATCTCAATGGAAATTCTATCTCGACTCCTCTATAGAGTTGAAGCCAATGGAGACATCAGGGGTATCCAGATTAGCAGGGGAGGTCCACAAATTTCGCACTTAATGTTTGCAGATGACCTTCTCATTCTCTCAAAAGCAACAGAAGCAAACATCAGAAGCGTAAAGAGCATTCTCGACAAATTCTGCTCTGGTCAGGCCAAGAAGTCAATTGCTCCAAATCAGGCCTTTTTTTCTCCAAAAACACCCCAGCAAACACAAGAAGAAATGCAAAAGCCATCCTTGGCATGAGGAAATTGAAAGACAACACCAAATATCTAGGGAACCCGTTGTTCATCAAAAGAAAACGAAAGGAATCATTCTAGTTCCTCGTCGACAAGATTAAAAGCAAGCTGAGCTCTTGGAAGGCAAAAACACTCTCCTGGGCGGGAAGAGCTACCTTGATTAATTCAGTGATAAACAATACCCCAATCTACACCATGTCGCTATTCATATTACCAAAATCCACCTTGAACTCCATAGACAAAGCGACAAAAAGATTCTGGTGGGGCACTACAAAGGAAGAAGGAAGCTACTATGCTCCCAAGAACTGGAACTCCATCTGCCAACCAAAATCAAAAGGAGGTTTGAGATTTCGTAGAGCAGAAGACTCAAACAAGGCAATGCTTTCCAAAACGGCTTTGGCTCtaacaagaaccaacaatagcTTAGCCGGCATTGCATTGAAGGCAAAATACGGTAATTTCCTAGACTCATCCGCCTGTACCTCCCCATCGCCGATCTGGAAAGGACTTCAATGGTGCAAGGACACCATCCAGGTAAGTACATGCTTCACGGTAGGTAATGGCTCATCCATCTCAGTTTGGCGCGACCCATGGATCCCATGTATGCAAGATCGCAAGCCATAtcctaaattaaatatagtCCCTAACCCAGAGCTAAAGGTACGTGATCTAATGCTTTTCCACCCAAAGAGATGGAACATCCCTCTACTCACAAACCTTTTTTAGCAAGGCACAGTGGAGAAAGTGCTCAGAATCCACCTAGCACAGGAAGACTACGAAGACGAAGCAACATGGACGCCAAAAACATCAGGGAAGCACTCAGTCAAATCCTTTTATCTTATAGATCAGCATCATAGATTCCATAACAATAACGAACCTGTGTGGAAAGCTATTTGGAATCTAAAAATCCATGAACGTTTCAAACTCCATCTTTGGAGAATTGCTAGTGAATGCCTCCCCTGGTTTTGCGAAGAGAACACCACGTGTCCTCTCTGCTAAACCAGTTCCGATAAACTTGATCATCTCTATAGAGAGTGCATCTTTTATCGTGTAGCTTGGAGGGAATCACCTTGGGATCTACAGTCAAGTGTTATCCCTTGTACATCCGCTAAGGATTTGATAAACTTCATTGCTTGCCCGCCAAAATTATTGCTTGCTATgtgaagtttggatcaatCCAACTTGTTTTCCATTATGTCGAAGAACAGATAAATAGTCTGTCCGGTATTACACAGAAGAGGAAACTGAAAATTATTCTAGGCTAATATCTGGTATTGCCAAATACATCAATTAGCAAATATAGCAAATATAAATATTCCTATTATACATGTATACAATTCAGAGTGTCcataatactccccctcaagttggagcagGAGGATTACGAATGCCCAACTTGGAGAGAATGAAGCAGAAGCGGTCACGACCCAATGCCTTTGTGAAGATATCTGCTAATTGAAGCCTTGTGGGCAAGTAATTGGTAGCCACGACACCTAACTTGAGATGTTCAAGAACGAAATGGCAGTCGATCTCAATATGTTTCGTTCGCTCGTGAAAAACGGGGTTAGCTACAATGTGTAACACAGCTTGATTGTAACAGAATAATTGAGTCGATGCAGTCATATGTACCccaagagaagaaagaagactCCGCAGCCAAATGACCTCACTAACTGTTGCCGCCATTGCTCGATATTCCGCTTCAGCGGATGAACGGGAGACTGTTGTCTGTTTCTTCGTCTTCCATGAAATTGGACAGCCTCCAAGCATAATGAAATAGCCCGTAACAGACCGACGGGTCAAAGGACAACTTGCCCAATCCGAATCGCAAAAGGCTTCCAGCTGGAGAGAAGTGGGCCGTAGAAAAATTCCCTGACCGGGAGATTGCTTCAAATATCGAAGAACTCTCATGGCTGCATCCCAATGGTCTTGGCGTGGCTCTTGCATAAATTGTGCCAGAATATGGAGAGAGTAACTGATTTCTGGCCTGGTGATAGTCAGATAAATAAGTCTCCCAATCAGACGTCTGTATTTGGCAGGATCCGACAATAAGTCACTAGAGCTTGTGGACAGCCGATGATGTTGTTCCATGGGAAAAAATGATGGTCGGGATGCCAACATACCGCATTCAGTCAGGATGTCGAGAACATACTTTCGCTGACTTAGGAAAAGTCCAGAGTTCATTCTGGTGACTTCAATGCCAAGGAAGTACTTTAGGGTTCCTAAGTCCTTTATACGGAAGCACTTATCCAGATAACCCTTAAAAGAGTCACAGTGGCTAAGACTATTACCCACTATGATTAAATCATCAACGTAAACCAATACGCCAAGAAATACGTCACTTCGAGTGAAAGTGAAAAGGGAATGATCTGCACCTAATTGGATAAACCCATATTGCCGAAGAGCATCAGCGAACTTCGAGAACCAATTCCTCGATGCTTGGCGTAGTCCATATAGAGACTTGCGCAACCTGCACACATTCCCATTCCCCGAAGTAGAGAAACCCGGAGGGAGTTCCATATAGACTTCCTCATTTAAATCCCCGTGCAAAAAAGCGTTATTGACGTCCATTTGATGGATCTGCCACTTCTTAGCTACTGCAACTGTCAATAAACATCGCACAGTTACCAATTTGGCTATTGGCGCAAAAGTCTCGTGATAGTCTATTCCCTCCACCTGCGTGAAGCCCTTCGCAACTAGTCGCGCCTTATAACGTTTGACACTTCCGTCGGCCTTGCGCTTTACCTTATATACCCACTTGCATCCGATGGGACGTTTACCGGGGGGGAGCCGCTCAATTGTCCAAGTGTTATTCAACTCAAGAGAGTGAATTTCTTCCGCCATCGCCGTTCTCCATCTCTGATCTTGTACGGCCTCTCGATAAGATGTGGGCTCGCTGTCAGAGTCAATAGCAACTAGAAATACTCTGTGATGTTTAGAGATACTCGAATAATCGATAAATCTCTCAATAGGATAGGACATACCTAAGGATTGCGAGACCGTGGATGGACTAGGGGAGGGGGTCTCGTGGCGAGTAGTGTGGACAATGAAGTCTTTCAAGTGCTTAGGAAGACTGGGAACTCGTTCTGATCGTCGCAAAACAACTTATGTTGAGGCATTCCCCATATTCTCATTGGTTTCAGCATCATTCGGAGACAAATCCGGAGGATCTGAATTAGAAATTTCAGCCAATTTTCCAAGATCATTTAGGTCACCTTCCTTTCCCATTTCAATTTTCTCAGGCCTGCTCCCCCTTTTCCCTGAATTCTGGCCCACTTGTTTCTCCATTTGGACATCTCCAATAGCCCGTAGACTTGGCCCAGGCCTGCTACTGCAATTGGGCCCTTCTCCATCCGTTGGGCTTGTCCCCTGCTGCTTTGGTCCATATCCTGTTGGACCACGATCATTTCTTTTGGGCCGACTTATTTTGGGCTCATAATCAGCCCAATTGTCCAGACTGCTTTCTGCTGATGACCCGTCCACAAATAAAGGACTTCCTTTCTTCGACTAACTTCGTCCTTCATTCTCTTCcgcaaaaggaaaaattgttTCGCAAAATCTAACATCTCTTGACACGAACATTTGCCTGCTCTTCAAATCATAAAGTCTCCAACCCTTCTTTCCATGGGGATAGCCAATAAAAATGCATTTCCGTGACCTTGGTTCGAATTTATCCTTGATCCGGGAATGAGCATAACATAACGACCCAAAGACTCGCAAATTTGAGTAATTAGGTGGCTTGCCGAAAAGTACCTCATGTGGACTTTTGTTGTCGAGCAGAGGCGTCGGTGTGACATTTATCAAATGGACCGCCGTCGAGACACACTCCCCCCAAAACCGTGTTGGTAATGAAGCCTGAAACATTAATGCTCGAGCAACATTAAGAATATGTCGATGCTTCTCTCAACCTGGCCATTCTGTTGTGGTGTATCCGTACAGGATGTATGGTGTATAACTCCATGTGAAGAGAAAAAATGTTGTCGCTCCCTCGACAAAAATTCCATCCCATTATCACTTCTTAGGACTTTAATCGTGCGATAAAATTGATTCTTAATCATGTTATAGAAATCAACGATAAACCGCCGAGCTTCAGATTTTTCTCGCAGCAAATATAACCACACACCTCGACTAAAATCGTCAACGATAGTCAGGAAATAATTAGCCCCACAACTAGCTTTAACTTTATACGGCCCCCACAAGTCGCAATGAATTAACTGGAATGGATACTCAGCTTTATTCTTACTCAAATAAAATTGTGAGCGTGTTTGCTTCGCTCTCGGGCATACATCACACTCCTTATTACTTCTATCTTCAAAAGTCATATCAATACcgtttaattttattgtgcGGGACGGATGACCAAGTCTCTGATGCCAGATGTCCGAGGATCCCTCCAAAACTGCCTGACATGTTTGCGCTGCGATGGCCACTCGCCTTAAATAATAGACCCCCCCTCGAAGTTCACCCACTCCAAGCGTCTTCCTCGAGGTACGGTCCTGAATTACACATAAATTGGAGCAGAAAGTCACATAGCAATTCATCTCATCCGATAATTGGGCAATGGAAATAAGATTGCAATTGAAAGTGGGCACGTAAAGCACATTAGTGATCTCAATAGAATTTGCAATCGTCACTCTTCCTATTCGAGTGGCTTGTATCACGCCCCCATTAGGTATATAAACCGGTGCACTTTCCTTAATCGGAAATGATGTCGAGAAATTCTCAAGGCACCCTATCATGTGCCTCGATGCTCCTGTGTCCAAAATCCATTCATTGTGCAAAATGGCAAAATTAAATTCATTATCAACTAGCCGATTAGGATCCGTGGCatcgggtgcaaggatggtCAATAATTTCTGAAACTGTTCATCGGGAAGGGCCTCTAATTGTTTGTCCCGTGACTTGTTCTGCTGCCCGGCTTGTACCACGTTTGCCCGATCTGGGCCTCGTTGGTATTAGGCTTTTCCTCGCGGCCCACCGAACTATCTCGACTATCCTGGTCCAGTTCCTCTCCCTGCAATGGGCTTGGACTTTGAATGCCAAGATGGATACCCAATCAAGGCCCAACATGAATTCTTGAAATGGCCCAACTTCCCACAGTTTGTACAAGTGGGCCTCTTGTCCATCTTCTCCATTGCAGTCGGCATCTCTAGATTGCCGAACAGGGGTTTATTTCGTTCCCCTGTTTCCCCTTTTGCGAAGAACACCGCTGCTTCAGGGACGGAGTCGCGAGCCCGTGTGACCACCTTCTGCCGTTCCTCGTTGGCGACCAAGTTGTAGACTTTGTTCAAGCTCGGCATTGGCTCGATACTAAGGATTGTGCTCCGGATCGTGTTGAATTCACTGGTTAGTC from Punica granatum isolate Tunisia-2019 chromosome 3, ASM765513v2, whole genome shotgun sequence includes:
- the LOC116201497 gene encoding two-component response regulator ARR22-like; this encodes MEGSKSSIIEKKFNVLIVDDAPGIRMMHNALLKSFGSNVETQVAENGKVAVDLCNSGKYFDIIFIDKHMPIMDGVQATRKLREMGVASVIVGITSCDTDDEVKPFVEAGLNECFEKPLTREKIKFVFEKFHKDG